The Vanessa tameamea isolate UH-Manoa-2023 chromosome 27, ilVanTame1 primary haplotype, whole genome shotgun sequence DNA window AACAATCTGCTTTgagataaaatgtatataggtTCTCTTGCCtccatttaaaacaatattcctTACAAATCATGACAATCTAAAATTTGTCGTGGATACAAGAGTCGACCTTGGTTTTAACGACCTGTTTGGGAAAGCGCGATTGCATAGTTCAATCTTTAAAAAAGAacactttttatgatataaactaactaaataaataaacttactttaTGTCACGGActggctacctgatggtaagtggtcaccactacccatagacatatGTAagtactcaaaatcaaaatcataatattctttattcaagtaggctcataaaagcacttttgaatcgtcacatTACACTGTTGAGTTAAATATACGGGTTGCACaatgttatgtacatacatacttatagtGCTGATAAGATATTATACAAGTATGTTaggaaacaaaataattacaattctcGTTAATGCTTCGAATTAAatcttagtaaaaaaaaaataaccgtgTGATAGTGAGCtgcaaaataatgaataaatgcGATCGATTTTTGTAAATctgcaaattatattaaaataaaatattttttaaaaccattaaaaatgtatggttttaaaaattgtataaaaaaatcgtttgcaatcattttatttttttatattgtgtttgaTGAaaatgtcgtcctgaccgattagGTACGGTCACGGCGGGAAATCTCAAGTGAGACCACTCAACAATGCCGGACATATTCACACAAGTGCACAAGTTCAACACGATCGGAGTGATTTCAGGCGTAGGACCAACAGCCTTAAAGCCTTGTTTTCCTAGGCACGGGGGTTTAAACACTTCCAATTTCCagacttcgggctgttactgaatttttttataagtttcttTCGGCCTGAACTGAGGTTTGATCCCAGAACCTACCCAGTAAGTAACCCAGTGGGGGTTACTTACTGGTTAGGTTTTGGGATAAGGGAATAGATAAGGGATGAGATAGGTTCGTATAACTAGACCGACAAGGCAGTCATACTTACCATCATAACTGTAGAATGGTCCAAAATTGATTTTACATAAACCGATATCAAAAGCTAGACACATTATATTTGACAaagttttaagtttgttttgtgTAGTAGTATACTAGCGacacgccccggcttcgcacgggtgcaatgctgatactaaatatactacagaatgtcttacaactttcacagtttttcagtcattagacaatacgaaCCCCTATGTCCCTGcaatttaaatctgtaatatcttcgaaaatattcatttaaattacatgttgtcAAGAgccatatttatctatattaaatgcacaatgtatttaaggtacttcattggataaggattaatgatgtattgcttaaaatcgcgtcgaaaataagccattatttctcgtaaaaagtaaaggataaaaaatggttgttgtgggctatccctaagagatagatatatatatactatagcggatttttttgaagacctttttaaggtgtacaatattgtaatacattattttgattagggttcagccagcgtttgcaatgtaagcacaaaaaatgtgtttatttacgacattaattcagaaacctctaaaatgttcagtgtttctctaccatattgtgcatgtattatacatataaatcttcctcttgaatcaatctatctattaaaaaaatcaaacaatattCGGTCTGGTCAAATTATGTCACacatgtatccaccaatccgaaTTAGAACACCGTGCTGAAAAAAGCTCCGGACTGTCTCCTAAAAAGAAAGTAGGAGAATTTACTAAATGAAAAGATAAATTGCAATcctaattagatttattttatatgtaaagtcGTCCAtttactgttatattttatttgcttattgttataaacTATAGCTTATACCAAAGAGTCGGtacatataatcatttatttacccATAAATacgaaaactttttaatttacatacttatTAAGATCAAGAGCATTAAGCCGCAAAGCGATAATCGTGAAGCACTTATGCACGCAAcacttattttgtattatacttaAACTATCGATTTATTTGAACAATAGCACATCTGGTTCAGTCAGTGTCGACATATGAAGGCTTTAACacaatcaaatcaatataaattaccaCAACTTTGACACCTATTTAGACTTTAATGAGATGCAATACAGGGGTAATTCCTTTGGCAAATATTTTATGGGTGTCTCTTTAAGTTTGTCAAGAAGATGGTATCGTTGAATTGGATTTAGTATATATAGTGGGATGATCATGGGGTAACATCATTCAAGTTTCGTTTGTACATTAGTGAATATACCTCGAGAAGGGTAGGTTATATTATTtacctacaaaataaataattttctatttatataaaagtgttcttattaaaaaataacgtattaGTTACGTCCTaagtatcttattattattaataatatgttttataattgcaGGTAAAACTCGAAAATACACGCAAAATGAGGgtaagttattaaatttgtaatttaaacaatttaaaaatataactattttcaaACTTACAATTTTCTAATTCCGTTACTTAggaattacataaaaatgacgtgaaataattacaatttaaacacaaagagtaaatatgcttaattttaaGTGACTCGGCCCAATAGTTTTACGATCTTGAGTGACATTTcctttatataagattattcaAATCAATAACTCTCTGTACATATGTGTAAATGTACACATATTTACATTCACAAATTGATACAAATTCGGTCCGTTTTATTTTTTGGTCACCAGTCTATCTGGTCCGAGCACCCTGTGTTTCAATTTCTGAGTCATTATCTCTTCGAGGAGAACTGGTTTTCATCGATTGctaattcagatttttttttcaggtattCGTATTTGTCACCTTATTTGCTTATGCTTTGGCTGAACCACCGGTTGGGTAAGTATtccataaagaaaatattgaatgCAACATCCAAGATaatccttattaatattttgattattttttctagGAAAGGTTATGCATCAGCTCGATCCAGCTACAACCCAACTAGTGATTTCCAACGTTCCATTTCCCAAGAATATGGCGTACCAGAATTTGGCCAAGCCAGATCTCAATCGCTCTCCTCGTATATCCCTTCTTCTAGAAGTTTATCACAAGAATATGGATCACCAGCACGATCGAGTCTATCTCAAGAATATGGATCACCAGCTCGATCGAGTCTATCTCAAGAATATGGATCTCCAGCTCGATCGAGCCCATCTCAAGAATATGGCACCCCAAATCTTAGATCAGGAATTTCACAAGAATACGGCCTTCCCAGCTCAAAATCTGGTCTTTCCCAAGAATATGGAGTACCCGATTCACGTAGCTTGTCCCAACAATACGGGGCCCCTATTGCTCGCAACACAATTTCCACGGAATACGGGACTCCATCTAGTCACTCTCAAGATAGGAATCTTCCTAATGCCCGTCTTTCTCAAGAATATGGTGCACCACAATTAAGATCCGACTCCCAAGACTACAAAACCATAGGAGATTTTACAAAAGATTCTTATGGAACTCCTCTTCAAAGATCCCCTTCAAACTTGTATGAACAGCCCGAATTTCGTTCTACTCCTTCTGAGGAATATGGTTTGCCATCTCAAAGAAGTTTTGAACAATCTCCTTCTCAAAAATATGGCCAACCGAGCTCAAGGAAAATTCAAAACTTTAATTCATTTTCTCAAGTTAACTCTTTCCCTTCAGCCAGGCAAAATAAACATTCCACCGTATCAAGGAATTTCCAATCTTCATCTTACTCAAAAACATCACCGCAAACTTTTGGTTCATCGCGTTCAGTTTCTTCTCAATACGGTACACCGAGTGCAAGAAATATTGATTCTTACTCCCCTACCTCAAAGTCTATTTCCAAATCCTATCTTCCAAGCTCAAGGACGATCTCACAGAATTATGGTGTACCAAATGAAAGGAGTCTTTCAACTGAATATGGAGCACCTGAAGCTAGAACTAATCTGAATACAAACGCTTTCACTTCTTCTTATGATACGGCTTCTCTTGCTaggtgaatatatatttacactttaCTTCAACAAATTATTAGTATCAGATTTACTTGTCATGAATTTTGTGAATGTAGTTTATTACTATGACTTTAAttacttcttatttttaaatgtaggtCATCCCCATCCCTTTACGACGTCGCAGCTGCCAGAGA harbors:
- the LOC113392122 gene encoding pro-resilin-like produces the protein MRVFVFVTLFAYALAEPPVGKGYASARSSYNPTSDFQRSISQEYGVPEFGQARSQSLSSYIPSSRSLSQEYGSPARSSLSQEYGSPARSSLSQEYGSPARSSPSQEYGTPNLRSGISQEYGLPSSKSGLSQEYGVPDSRSLSQQYGAPIARNTISTEYGTPSSHSQDRNLPNARLSQEYGAPQLRSDSQDYKTIGDFTKDSYGTPLQRSPSNLYEQPEFRSTPSEEYGLPSQRSFEQSPSQKYGQPSSRKIQNFNSFSQVNSFPSARQNKHSTVSRNFQSSSYSKTSPQTFGSSRSVSSQYGTPSARNIDSYSPTSKSISKSYLPSSRTISQNYGVPNERSLSTEYGAPEARTNLNTNAFTSSYDTASLARSSPSLYDVAAARDSMPSDNYGVPDQYNAVSNQGYNYARNALDELLNQEPANYEFGYKVSDIDSGSDFGHTESRQDNKAEGSYFVVLPDGTKQTVEYEADERGFKPRISVEPADVRAGYDDNASDLARSGDGPY